GAAGCAGCAAAAGTTCGGATAAATTCAGCTTCATATACGGGCCTCTTCTGCGGATGAAGGACGAACGTCCTCCAACAGATCGATAATACTTTGAGCGCTCTCCATTGGATGAACCTTGGCGATTTCCGCCAGATGACGTTTGCGTTTACGTACGACATCCGGGTAGTGATGCAGCAGTTTGTTCATCCATTTGACCACTACGTCGAGCGAAGAGATGGGTTCTCCCAAACCTCTTGCGGTAAAATAATGGACGTTTTCTTCTTCCTGACCAGGTATAGGATTATGGAACAACATGGGAATTCCTTTGGCTAAGCCTTCGCTGCATGTCATCCCCCCTGGTTTGGTGATCAGCAAGTCGGATACTTCCATCAATTTGTCCACTTCGTTGGTGTACCCGATAATATGAATGTTTTCTTTGCGATACATGGGGTTCTGTTCCATGCTAATGCGTGCTTTATCATTGCTACCCAGACAAAAAATGATCTGAATATCTTCATGCCAGCGTGTCAGCAATGGATGGAGCAGCTTGTCGCTGAGCATTCCCCAACCGCCGCCCATTACCAGAACAGTGGGCATGTTCTTGAGGTTGAATCTGCTTCGGATCTCTTCTCGTCCGGGATGCTCCCAGAAGTTCGGATGCACGGGAATGCCTGTGACTCGAATTTTGTCTACAGGTACGCCACGCAGCAATAATTTGGACTTAACTTCATCTGAAGAAACCAGATAAAGGTCTACTTCACGGTTAATCCATGTCCCATGTGCATCATAGTCGGTGATGACTGTGCACAGGGGAACCTGTACACCCAGGCGCTTCAGTCTGGCTATAACAGCACTTGGAATTGGATGGGTACAGACGATTGCATCAGGACGTAACTGACGCACAACGCTGCGTGTATGGGTGTAGAACAGTTTATGCAGCGCGA
The window above is part of the Paenibacillus sp. 1781tsa1 genome. Proteins encoded here:
- a CDS encoding glycosyltransferase, with the translated sequence MEKKRVLLLSEGFGTGHTQAAYALSSNLRKLSSDVQTKVLELGSFLNPKVAPLIITAYKKTVTNQPKLVGYVYRHQYKKSLNRLTTLALHKLFYTHTRSVVRQLRPDAIVCTHPIPSAVIARLKRLGVQVPLCTVITDYDAHGTWINREVDLYLVSSDEVKSKLLLRGVPVDKIRVTGIPVHPNFWEHPGREEIRSRFNLKNMPTVLVMGGGWGMLSDKLLHPLLTRWHEDIQIIFCLGSNDKARISMEQNPMYRKENIHIIGYTNEVDKLMEVSDLLITKPGGMTCSEGLAKGIPMLFHNPIPGQEEENVHYFTARGLGEPISSLDVVVKWMNKLLHHYPDVVRKRKRHLAEIAKVHPMESAQSIIDLLEDVRPSSAEEARI